The genomic interval GCAGCACGGTGACGAGGTCGATGGCGGCGCCGGCATTGCGGTCGAAGCCGAGGTAGAAGCCGGGTCCGGGCAGGCAGTCGGGGAACAGGCCGAGGCGCGAATTGAAGCGTGCGATGATGTGGGGCTCGCCCGGAGTGCTGACGTCGGTGCCGGCCAGCTTGCTGGCCAGGGCGCTCGGATACCGGTGCCGGGACGCGGCGCGTTGGTGAAGTCCGACCAGATCTCGTTCGCGCCGGCCGAGCCGAGCACGGCGCTGTTCTCGGTGCAGGACAGCGGCACGAAGGAAGCGCCGATGCGGATCGGCACCTTGCTGGTCAGGGTGGCGCCCCAGATGTCGGCCGCGTGCTGGAAGGCCAGCAGGCGTTGCTGGCCGAGCGTGGTGCCGGGATTGCCGCCCACCGGCGTGACCGGGGTCGGGTCGTTGAAGCCGACACCCGGGGGCGTTCTGGTTGACGATGGTGATGGTGGCCGCCTGCGCGCTGGCCACGGCGGCACAGGACAGGAGCAGCGTTGCGAGCCGGCGCAGCGGCGTGGTGAACGACTTAGCGAACATCATGGCTGTGCTCCTCGGTGTGGGCTGGCGCGCTCTGCGCTGCATGGACGGCCTTGTCGGCGGCGGCCGCGCCCTGGACGCATTGCTCGGCCAGCTTGCCATCGGGGCCGCGCGTGACGACCGAATACACGAGGCTGCGTTCGCCCAGCCGCACCTGGCGGCTGCCGCCTGGATGGGTGATGAGCGCAGGTTGTGCGGGCGCGCGCAGCGCGCTGCTGCGGCTTGGGGCCAGCGCGCGGATTTCCTGCGGCGTGGCGGCGCGCATCTGGCCGGTCTGGGCGTCGCGCACGACAACCATTCCCTGCTGTGCGGCGCCGCTGCTGCCTGCCGCCGCCGGTGCCGCGGCTTCTGGGGGGCGCGGCCGAGGCGCCGGCCGGGACGAACAGGCCGGCGAACAGCGCGGCCGACAGCGCGGCCGACAACACGGCGCACGGCAGCGCCTTGCGATGTTTGTTATGTGACATGGTGGGGTCTCCGGAGAAGCGTCAGGTCGACTTGCGGCGCATGAAGCCCAGTGCGCCCAGGCCGAGGGCCAGCATGGCGTAGAGCGACGGTTCGGGTACGGCGGTGACTACTCGGACCGAATCAAGGCCAATGTAGTTCAGGGTATTGGCATAGCCGACATAGCGGAAGGCAAAACGGCCTTCGCCCTCGATGTTCAGGCTGCTGCTCCATTCGCTCCAGTCAGCCGGGTAGCCGCCGGTGCCGCCAATGGTGCCGAGCAGCGTGGTGAAGGCCGAGGTGCCGCCGCCGGCCCCGGAAGCGAAACGCACTTCCAGCAGGTCGGAGAAGCCGGGGATGTCTTCATGCCGGGTCCAGAAGGTCAGGTTGGTCACGCCGGTCAGCGACAGCACGGGCGTGATCAGCCAGTTGTCGACCACGCCGAGCGGGTCGCTCGTGCCGAGGAAGCTGGCGGCGGCATAGGAATTGGCGGCGCCCGACTGCGAGCCGAAGATATCGCTGTTGCCCTGCGACCAGCTGGCGCCGCCCGGGACGCTGCTGTTGACGAGGGTCCAGGTAGACAGGCCGCCGACGTTGTCGAAGCCTTCGTTGAGCGCCTCGACCGCCCCATGGGCAGCGCCGGGCGTGGCCATCGCCAGCGCGATGGCGCCGGCCGCAAGGCAGGAGGGGAGGGACGACTTGAGAGTTTTCATGGGTGAGCTTTCATGCGGAGCCAGAAGGATGGCGTTCCACTCGCGCTGGCTGTCACGAGGCCATGGTTGATTTCATCATATGAGCTGAACGATAACGAACATTGATATTCATTCAATGTGTGCGGCAACTCGGCTGTATGGCGTAAGGTCTAACCAGGACAGGCGAAACGTGGCGGCACGCGCGTGTTTCCGCACGCCGTCAGCGCTCTTGCGCAAGCGAAAACTGGTGGACTGGCGGCGGGTTCCGGAGGGGCAGCGTGGAAGCGAAGTGGCGAAGCGGAAGCGGGAGTACGAACGCGGGAAAGGGTAAGAGCATCTAACACAACCTGCAGCGCAAGACGCTGCAACGCAGCCATGCAGGTTGTGTTAGATGCTCTAAAGCGTAGAGGACAAACGAGAGGAAACAAGCAGCGAAACTGCATGCGGACGGCGGGGCGCCGTCCGCATCCAAACAAAGACGCCGCTCAGCGCCGCGCCAGGTAGCTGCGCAGGCGCAGCTTGCCGACAATGCCGATCGGGAAGAAGTAAATCGACAGCACGAACAGCACGCCCAGCCAGAGCATCCAGCGGTCCGGATGCAGGGCCGCGGCCAGGACGGGCACGCCTTCGAGCGCGCTCGAGCCATGGGCCATCAGTTCCTTCAGGTAGTTCTGCGCCAGGATGAACAGCGCCGCACCCACCACGGCGCCATACATCGTGCCCATGCCGCCGATGACCACGATCAGCAGGATGTCGGTCATCACCTCGAAGCCGAGCGAAGTCTTGGGCCCGACATAGCGCAGCCACAGGGCCATCAGGGCGCCGGCCAGCGCCGCCACCAGCGCGGCCAGGCAGTTGGCCCAGATGCGGTAGACGACGGTGCGGTAGCCCAGGGCCTCGGCGCGGAACTCGTTTTCGCGGATCGCCTGCAGCACCCGCCCGAATGGCGAATTCACCAGGCGCAGCAGGAACAGGAAGAGCAGCAGGCAGCCGAAGAAGACCAGGTAATAGGTCAGCAGCTTGCCGTCGATGGAACGTCCGAACACTTCATTTTCCAGCAGCGTGAAGCCGGGCGTGAGTACCTCGGGTACGCTGAAGGTCTTGCCGTCCTCGCCGCCGGTGAAGTCCGACAGCTGCGAGGCCAGCACCGCGAACGAGGACGCCACCGCCAGCGTGATCATGGCGTAGAAGATCGCCCGCACGCGCAGCGCGAACAGGCCCACCACGAGCGCCAGGGCGAGGGCCACCAGCAGGGCAAGCCCTAAGCCGGTGAGCGCCGCCGACCAGGTCGGCTCGTCGACGGACGCCAGGCCGAGGCCAATGCCGTAGGCGCCGATCCCGTAGAACATCGTGTGCGCGAACGAGACGATGCCGGTGTAGCCCAGCAGCAGGTCATACGAGGCCACCAGCACGATGTAGACGCAGATGGTGGCAGCCGTGTTGAGGGGGCGCGCGCCGGAAGTCAGGAAGGGCGCGGCCG from Massilia sp. Se16.2.3 carries:
- a CDS encoding choice-of-anchor J family PEP-CTERM protein, coding for MKTLKSSLPSCLAAGAIALAMATPGAAHGAVEALNEGFDNVGGLSTWTLVNSSVPGGASWSQGNSDIFGSQSGAANSYAAASFLGTSDPLGVVDNWLITPVLSLTGVTNLTFWTRHEDIPGFSDLLEVRFASGAGGGTSAFTTLLGTIGGTGGYPADWSEWSSSLNIEGEGRFAFRYVGYANTLNYIGLDSVRVVTAVPEPSLYAMLALGLGALGFMRRKST
- a CDS encoding branched-chain amino acid ABC transporter permease; its protein translation is MNRLLSGDLPRSRALSLLLLLIFLGLAAAPFLTSGARPLNTAATICVYIVLVASYDLLLGYTGIVSFAHTMFYGIGAYGIGLGLASVDEPTWSAALTGLGLALLVALALALVVGLFALRVRAIFYAMITLAVASSFAVLASQLSDFTGGEDGKTFSVPEVLTPGFTLLENEVFGRSIDGKLLTYYLVFFGCLLLFLFLLRLVNSPFGRVLQAIRENEFRAEALGYRTVVYRIWANCLAALVAALAGALMALWLRYVGPKTSLGFEVMTDILLIVVIGGMGTMYGAVVGAALFILAQNYLKELMAHGSSALEGVPVLAAALHPDRWMLWLGVLFVLSIYFFPIGIVGKLRLRSYLARR
- a CDS encoding post-PEP-CTERM-1 domain-containing protein; translated protein: MRDAQTGQMRAATPQEIRALAPSRSSALRAPAQPALITHPGGSRQVRLGERSLVYSVVTRGPDGKLAEQCVQGAAAADKAVHAAQSAPAHTEEHSHDVR